The Streptomyces tendae genome has a window encoding:
- a CDS encoding enoyl-CoA hydratase family protein encodes MSPFTGSAARTARWEHLRVELADGVATVTLARPGKLNALTFGAYADLRDLLAELSRERAVRALVLGGEGRGFCSGGDVDEIIGATLGMDTARLLDFNRMTGQVVRAVRECPFPVVAAVHGVAAGAGAVLALAADFRVADPTARFAFLFTRVGLSGGDMGAAYLLPRVVGLGHATRLLMLGEPVHAPEAERIGLISALADEGGADTAARDLARRLADGPALAYAQTKALLTAELDMPLAASVELDASTQALLMHGEDYAEFHAAFTEKRPPKWRGR; translated from the coding sequence ATGAGTCCCTTCACCGGCTCCGCCGCCCGCACCGCGCGCTGGGAGCATCTGCGCGTCGAGCTCGCCGACGGCGTCGCCACCGTCACCCTCGCCCGCCCCGGCAAACTGAACGCGCTCACCTTCGGCGCCTACGCCGACCTGCGCGACCTGCTCGCCGAGCTGTCCCGCGAGCGGGCCGTCCGCGCGCTGGTGCTGGGCGGGGAGGGGCGCGGCTTCTGCTCCGGCGGTGACGTCGACGAGATCATCGGCGCCACCCTCGGCATGGACACCGCCCGGCTGCTCGACTTCAACCGGATGACCGGCCAGGTGGTGCGGGCCGTACGGGAGTGCCCGTTCCCGGTGGTCGCCGCGGTGCACGGGGTGGCGGCCGGCGCCGGCGCGGTCCTCGCGCTGGCCGCGGACTTCCGGGTCGCCGACCCCACCGCCCGCTTCGCCTTCCTGTTCACCCGGGTCGGCCTGTCCGGCGGCGACATGGGCGCGGCCTACCTGCTGCCCCGGGTCGTCGGCCTCGGCCACGCCACCCGGCTGCTGATGCTGGGCGAACCGGTGCACGCGCCGGAGGCCGAGCGCATCGGCCTGATCAGCGCGCTCGCCGACGAGGGCGGCGCGGACACGGCGGCCAGGGACCTGGCCCGCCGCCTCGCCGACGGCCCGGCGCTCGCGTACGCCCAGACCAAGGCCCTGCTCACAGCCGAGCTGGACATGCCGCTCGCGGCGTCGGTGGAGCTGGACGCCTCCACCCAGGCCCTCCTGATGCACGGCGAGGACTACGCGGAGTTCCACGCCGCCTTCACGGAGAAACGCCCCCCGAAGTGGCGGGGAAGGTGA
- a CDS encoding bifunctional salicylyl-CoA 5-hydroxylase/oxidoreductase has translation MLSTPSGARGTARPATTNPHPPTRATDPLRVAIVGGGPGGLYAAALLKRLRPDRHITVWERNAPDDTFGFGVVLSDETLGGIEHADPEVYTALQAEFVRWDDIDIVHRGTRHTSGGHGFAALGRRRLLEILHDRCRDLGVELRFRAEAPDPARLAETHDLVIAADGVHSTTRAVFADVFRPTVTSHRCRYIWLAADFALDAFRFEIAETEHGVMQLHGYPFSADASTVIVEMREEVWRAAGFDELDETGSVERCAKIFADALGGRPLRSNNSAWTTFRTVVNAHWSHGNVVLIGDAAHTAHFSIGSGTKLAVEDALALAACLSEHPSLDDALHAYEAERRPVVASTQRAARASLEWFENVSLYLHQPPRQFAFNLLTRSRRVTHDNLRLRDARFTESVESGFGCPPGTPPMFTPFRLRGLTLRNRVVVSPMDMYSAADGVPGDFHLVHLGARALGGAGLVMTEMVCVSPEGRITPGCAGLWSGRQAEAWRRITDFVHTHAPGTAVGVQLGHSGRKGSTKLMWEGMDEPLDDGNWPLVAASPLPYKPGGRTPRELSRAQLTDLREQFTAAAVRAARAGFDLLELHCAHGYLLSGFLSPLTNRRTDAYGGSLEKRLRFPLEVFDAVRAVWPGDRPMTVRISATDWAEGGTTAEDAVAVARAFAEHGADAIDVSTGQVVADEEPEFGRSYQTPFADRVRNEVRVPVIAVGAISSWDDVNSLILAGRTDLCALARPHLYDPHWTLHAAAEQGYEGPGVAWPPQYRAGSRPPRTGRTDAPKPRLTLPGLPLAEAPAPGA, from the coding sequence ATGCTGTCGACCCCCTCGGGGGCGCGGGGAACCGCGCGACCGGCCACAACGAACCCGCACCCGCCGACCAGGGCGACCGACCCCCTGCGGGTGGCGATCGTCGGCGGAGGCCCCGGCGGCCTCTACGCCGCCGCCCTCCTGAAACGGCTGCGGCCCGACCGCCACATCACCGTCTGGGAACGCAACGCCCCCGACGACACCTTCGGCTTCGGCGTCGTCCTCTCCGACGAGACCCTCGGCGGCATCGAACACGCCGACCCCGAGGTCTACACCGCCCTCCAGGCGGAGTTCGTCCGCTGGGACGACATCGACATCGTCCACCGAGGCACCCGCCACACCTCCGGAGGCCACGGCTTCGCCGCCCTCGGCCGGCGCCGCCTGCTGGAGATCCTGCACGACCGCTGCCGCGACCTCGGCGTCGAACTCCGCTTCCGTGCGGAGGCGCCCGACCCGGCCCGCCTCGCGGAGACGCACGACCTGGTGATCGCCGCCGACGGCGTGCACAGCACCACCCGCGCGGTCTTCGCGGACGTCTTCCGCCCCACCGTCACCTCGCACCGCTGCCGCTACATCTGGCTGGCCGCCGACTTCGCCCTCGACGCCTTCCGCTTCGAGATCGCGGAGACCGAGCACGGGGTGATGCAACTGCACGGCTACCCCTTCTCCGCCGACGCCTCCACCGTGATCGTGGAGATGCGCGAAGAGGTCTGGCGGGCCGCCGGGTTCGACGAGCTCGACGAGACCGGGTCCGTCGAACGCTGCGCCAAGATCTTCGCCGACGCCCTCGGCGGGCGCCCGCTGCGCTCCAACAACTCGGCCTGGACCACCTTCCGCACGGTGGTCAACGCACACTGGTCGCACGGGAACGTCGTGCTGATCGGCGACGCCGCCCACACCGCCCACTTCTCCATCGGCTCCGGCACCAAGCTCGCCGTGGAGGACGCGCTCGCCCTCGCCGCCTGCCTGAGTGAGCACCCTTCGCTCGACGACGCCCTCCACGCCTACGAGGCCGAGCGCCGGCCCGTCGTCGCCTCCACCCAGCGCGCGGCGCGCGCCAGCCTGGAGTGGTTCGAGAACGTCTCCCTGTACCTCCACCAGCCGCCCCGCCAGTTCGCCTTCAACCTGCTCACCCGCAGCCGCCGGGTCACCCACGACAACCTGCGCCTGCGGGACGCCCGGTTCACCGAGTCCGTGGAGAGCGGGTTCGGCTGCCCGCCCGGCACACCCCCGATGTTCACGCCGTTCCGGCTGCGCGGCCTCACCCTGCGCAACCGGGTGGTGGTCTCACCCATGGACATGTACTCCGCGGCCGACGGGGTGCCCGGCGACTTCCACCTCGTCCACCTCGGCGCCCGCGCGCTGGGCGGCGCGGGGCTGGTGATGACGGAGATGGTGTGCGTGAGCCCGGAGGGCCGCATCACGCCCGGCTGCGCCGGCCTCTGGTCCGGGAGGCAGGCGGAGGCGTGGCGCCGGATCACCGACTTCGTGCACACCCACGCGCCCGGTACGGCCGTCGGCGTACAGCTGGGGCACAGCGGGCGGAAGGGCTCGACCAAGCTGATGTGGGAAGGCATGGACGAGCCGCTGGACGACGGCAACTGGCCGCTGGTCGCCGCGTCCCCGCTGCCGTACAAGCCGGGCGGTCGGACGCCCCGTGAACTGTCCCGCGCCCAGCTCACCGACCTGCGCGAGCAGTTCACAGCCGCCGCGGTGCGCGCCGCGCGGGCCGGGTTCGACCTGCTCGAACTGCACTGCGCGCACGGCTACCTGCTCTCCGGATTCCTGTCACCGCTCACCAACCGGCGCACCGACGCCTACGGCGGCTCCCTGGAGAAACGGCTCCGCTTCCCGCTGGAGGTGTTCGACGCGGTGCGCGCGGTGTGGCCGGGGGACCGGCCGATGACCGTGCGGATCTCCGCGACCGACTGGGCCGAGGGCGGTACGACGGCCGAGGACGCGGTCGCCGTCGCGCGCGCCTTCGCCGAGCACGGGGCCGACGCGATCGACGTGTCGACCGGGCAGGTCGTCGCCGACGAGGAACCGGAGTTCGGCCGCTCCTACCAGACGCCCTTCGCCGACCGGGTGCGCAACGAGGTCCGTGTCCCGGTGATCGCGGTCGGCGCCATCTCCTCCTGGGACGACGTCAACTCCCTGATCCTCGCCGGGCGCACCGACCTGTGCGCGCTGGCCCGCCCGCACCTGTACGACCCGCACTGGACGCTGCACGCGGCCGCCGAGCAGGGCTACGAGGGCCCGGGCGTGGCCTGGCCCCCGCAGTACCGCGCGGGCAGCCGCCCGCCGCGCACCGGCCGCACCGACGCCCCCAAACCCCGGCTCACCCTCCCGGGCCTGCCGCTCGCGGAGGCCCCGGCGCCCGGGGCATGA
- a CDS encoding PaaX family transcriptional regulator yields MINVSDQHAPRSLIVTLYGAYGRFVPGPVPVAELIRLLAAVGVDAPSVRSSVSRLKRRGLLLPARTAQGAAGYELSGEARQLLEDGDRRIYATASPGDEGWVLAVFSVPESQRQKRHLLRSRLSGLGFGTAAPGVWIAPARLYEETRHTLERLRLDGYVDLFRGEHLGFAATAEAVARWWDLEAIAERHEAFLERHAPVLRAWERRADTPPEEAYRDYLLALDSWRHLPYTDPGLPAALLPAHWPGTRSASVFQALHERLRDAGAEFANPAADPASDRAADLDAD; encoded by the coding sequence ATGATCAACGTGTCCGACCAGCATGCTCCACGGTCTCTCATCGTCACGCTCTACGGCGCCTACGGCCGCTTCGTACCGGGCCCGGTGCCCGTCGCGGAGCTGATCCGCCTGCTGGCCGCCGTCGGGGTGGACGCCCCGTCCGTGCGTTCCTCCGTGTCCCGGCTCAAGCGGCGCGGGCTGCTCCTGCCCGCCCGTACCGCACAGGGCGCGGCGGGCTACGAACTGTCCGGCGAGGCACGCCAGTTGCTGGAGGACGGCGACCGGCGGATCTACGCCACCGCGTCGCCCGGCGACGAGGGCTGGGTGCTCGCGGTGTTCTCGGTGCCGGAGTCCCAGCGGCAGAAGCGTCACCTGCTGCGCTCCCGGCTGTCCGGCCTCGGCTTCGGCACGGCGGCTCCCGGGGTGTGGATCGCCCCGGCCCGGCTGTACGAGGAGACCAGGCACACCCTGGAGCGCCTGCGCCTGGACGGGTACGTCGACCTGTTCCGGGGCGAGCACCTCGGGTTCGCGGCCACCGCCGAGGCGGTCGCCCGCTGGTGGGACCTGGAGGCGATCGCGGAGCGGCACGAGGCGTTCCTCGAGCGGCACGCGCCCGTGCTGCGGGCCTGGGAGCGGCGCGCGGACACCCCGCCGGAGGAGGCCTACCGCGACTACCTCCTCGCCCTGGACTCCTGGCGTCACCTGCCCTACACCGACCCGGGCCTGCCCGCCGCGCTGCTCCCCGCGCACTGGCCCGGCACCCGCTCGGCGTCCGTCTTCCAGGCGCTGCACGAACGACTGCGCGACGCGGGCGCGGAGTTCGCGAACCCGGCGGCGGACCCCGCGTCGGACCGTGCGGCGGACCTCGACGCGGACTGA
- a CDS encoding AMP-binding protein gives MNPRATAHVDTFARDHLPPPDEWPELLFDLPELRYPERLNCAAELLHGQPDDRPVFRTPDGPAWTYGELRARVDRLAHLLTRDLGVVPGNRVLLRGPTTPWLAACWLAVLKAGAVAVTVLAQQRPHELATVCALAEVRHALCDIRCVDDLVKAEVPGLRIATYGGDSRDDLLRRPAPDGPFEAVPTAADDVALIAFTSGTTGRPKGCTHFHRDVLAIADTFSRHVLKPVADDVFAGSPPLGFTFGLGGLVVFPLRAGASTLLLEQAHPPQLLAAIAEHRVSVVFTAPTAYRAMLAEADAHDLTSLRRCVSAGENLPAATWRAWHERTGLRIINGIGATELLHIFVSAADEDARPGTTGVPVPGWQARVQDADGAPVPDGEPGLLAVRGPVGCRYLADPRQRDYVRDGWNITGDTYVRDPDGYFRYVARADDMIISAGYNISGPEVEDALLRHPDVVEAAVVGRPDEARGQVVVAYTVLEEGAERDAEALRAFVKSELAPYKCPREIVFLDALPRTATGKLQRFRLRTEAGTGGDQDRCRGTGPAGTT, from the coding sequence ATGAATCCACGGGCCACCGCGCACGTCGACACCTTCGCCCGCGACCATCTCCCGCCACCCGACGAGTGGCCCGAGCTCCTCTTCGACCTGCCGGAGCTGCGCTATCCCGAGCGGCTGAACTGCGCCGCCGAGCTGCTGCACGGCCAGCCCGACGACCGCCCGGTGTTCCGCACACCGGACGGCCCGGCCTGGACGTACGGCGAGCTGCGTGCCCGAGTGGACCGGCTGGCGCACCTGCTCACCCGCGACCTCGGGGTGGTCCCGGGCAACCGGGTGCTGCTGCGCGGCCCGACCACGCCCTGGCTGGCCGCCTGCTGGCTGGCGGTGCTGAAGGCGGGCGCGGTCGCCGTCACCGTGCTGGCCCAGCAGCGCCCGCACGAACTCGCCACCGTCTGCGCGCTCGCCGAGGTCCGGCACGCCCTGTGCGACATCCGCTGCGTCGACGACCTGGTGAAGGCCGAGGTCCCGGGTCTGCGCATCGCCACGTACGGCGGGGACTCCCGTGACGACCTGCTGCGCCGCCCGGCACCCGACGGGCCGTTCGAGGCGGTGCCCACGGCCGCCGACGACGTCGCCCTGATCGCCTTCACGTCCGGCACCACCGGCAGGCCCAAGGGCTGCACGCACTTCCACCGGGACGTGCTGGCGATCGCGGACACCTTCTCCCGGCACGTCCTCAAGCCGGTCGCCGACGACGTGTTCGCCGGCAGTCCCCCGCTCGGCTTCACCTTCGGCCTCGGCGGTCTGGTGGTGTTCCCGCTGCGGGCCGGCGCGAGCACCCTGCTGCTCGAACAGGCGCATCCCCCGCAGCTGTTGGCGGCGATCGCGGAACACCGGGTGTCGGTGGTGTTCACCGCGCCGACGGCCTACCGGGCGATGCTGGCCGAGGCGGACGCCCACGACCTCACGAGCCTGCGCCGCTGCGTCTCCGCGGGCGAGAACCTGCCGGCGGCGACCTGGCGGGCGTGGCACGAACGCACCGGGCTGCGCATCATCAACGGCATCGGCGCCACCGAGCTGCTGCACATCTTCGTCTCCGCCGCGGACGAGGACGCCCGCCCCGGCACCACCGGCGTCCCGGTGCCGGGCTGGCAGGCGCGGGTGCAGGACGCGGACGGCGCCCCGGTGCCCGACGGGGAGCCGGGTCTGCTCGCGGTGCGCGGTCCCGTCGGCTGCCGCTACCTGGCCGACCCGCGCCAGCGGGACTACGTGCGGGACGGCTGGAACATCACCGGTGACACGTATGTCCGGGACCCGGACGGCTACTTCCGGTACGTGGCCCGCGCCGACGACATGATCATCTCGGCCGGGTACAACATCTCCGGGCCGGAGGTCGAGGACGCCCTGCTGCGTCATCCGGACGTGGTGGAGGCGGCGGTGGTCGGCCGCCCCGACGAGGCACGCGGTCAGGTCGTGGTGGCGTACACGGTACTCGAGGAGGGCGCGGAGCGGGACGCGGAGGCGCTGCGGGCCTTCGTGAAGTCGGAGCTGGCGCCGTACAAGTGCCCCCGGGAGATCGTGTTCCTGGACGCGTTGCCGCGCACGGCGACCGGCAAGCTCCAGCGGTTCCGGCTGCGCACGGAAGCCGGCACCGGAGGCGACCAGGACCGATGCCGGGGAACGGGGCCCGCGGGCACGACCTAA
- a CDS encoding acyl-CoA dehydrogenase family protein, with amino-acid sequence MTAFSLEPAQLARCAELRDLGAERLRPLAEKGEAGRVNRALVAELGALGLLARLFTSGALELCLMRESLARTCTEAETALALQGLGAHPVHAHGTPAQREHWLPRVGDGTAIAAFALSEPGAGSDAAALSLSAEPDGTDRWRLTGEKCWISNAPDADFYTVFARTTPGAGARGVTAFLVPADRPGLTGGRLDMISPHALGALRFDGVPVTADDVLGEPDAGFRVAMDTLNLFRPSVGAFAVGMAQAALDATVAHTARRDAFGGRLKDLQSVAHQVAEMSVRTEAARLMVYAAATAYDEGAADVPRRSAMAKLLATETAQYVVDTAVQLHGARALRRGHLLEHLYREVRAPRIYEGASEVQRGIIAKELYKTLEDR; translated from the coding sequence ATGACCGCATTCTCGCTCGAACCGGCACAACTCGCCCGGTGCGCGGAGCTGCGCGACCTGGGCGCCGAACGACTCCGTCCGCTCGCCGAGAAGGGTGAAGCGGGCCGCGTCAACCGCGCCCTCGTCGCCGAGTTGGGCGCCCTCGGCCTGCTCGCCCGGCTGTTCACCTCGGGCGCCCTGGAGCTGTGCCTGATGCGCGAGTCCCTCGCCCGTACCTGCACCGAGGCGGAGACCGCCCTCGCCCTCCAGGGACTCGGCGCCCACCCCGTGCACGCCCACGGCACCCCCGCACAGCGCGAGCACTGGCTCCCCCGGGTGGGTGACGGCACCGCGATCGCGGCCTTCGCCCTGTCCGAACCGGGCGCCGGCTCGGACGCGGCGGCACTGTCCCTGTCCGCGGAGCCCGACGGCACGGACCGCTGGCGGCTCACCGGCGAGAAGTGCTGGATCTCCAACGCCCCCGACGCCGACTTCTACACCGTCTTCGCGCGCACCACCCCCGGGGCGGGCGCGCGCGGGGTCACCGCGTTCCTGGTGCCCGCCGACCGGCCCGGCCTCACCGGCGGCCGGCTCGACATGATCTCCCCGCACGCCCTCGGGGCCCTGCGCTTCGACGGCGTGCCGGTCACCGCCGACGACGTCCTCGGCGAACCCGACGCCGGCTTCCGGGTGGCCATGGACACCCTCAACCTGTTCCGGCCCAGCGTCGGCGCCTTCGCCGTCGGGATGGCGCAGGCCGCCCTGGACGCCACCGTCGCCCACACCGCCCGACGGGACGCCTTCGGGGGACGGCTGAAGGACCTCCAGTCCGTGGCCCACCAGGTCGCCGAGATGTCGGTGCGCACCGAGGCGGCCCGCCTGATGGTCTACGCGGCGGCGACCGCGTACGACGAGGGCGCCGCCGACGTCCCCCGGCGCTCCGCGATGGCGAAGCTGCTGGCCACCGAGACCGCCCAGTACGTCGTCGACACGGCCGTCCAGCTGCACGGCGCCCGCGCCCTGCGCCGCGGCCACCTGCTCGAACACCTCTACCGCGAGGTCCGCGCCCCCCGCATCTACGAAGGGGCCAGCGAGGTCCAGCGCGGCATCATCGCCAAGGAGCTGTACAAGACCCTGGAGGACCGGTGA
- a CDS encoding RidA family protein, whose protein sequence is MTAERVNPPDLAPAAGFSHAVVATGTRLVFLAGQTALDGDGKIVGDTLPEQFTRALGNLLTALRAAGGTPADLARVTVYATDVAAYRTHARELGRVWRDLAGRDYPAMAVVQVVRLWDEEAMVELDGFALLP, encoded by the coding sequence GTGACCGCCGAGCGCGTCAACCCGCCCGACCTGGCCCCGGCGGCCGGCTTCTCGCACGCCGTCGTCGCCACCGGCACCCGCCTGGTGTTCCTCGCCGGTCAGACCGCTCTCGACGGCGACGGGAAGATCGTCGGCGACACCCTGCCCGAGCAGTTCACCCGCGCCCTCGGCAACCTGCTCACCGCGCTGCGGGCGGCCGGCGGCACACCCGCCGACCTGGCCCGCGTCACCGTCTACGCCACCGATGTCGCCGCGTACCGCACCCATGCCCGTGAACTGGGCCGCGTCTGGCGCGACCTGGCGGGCCGTGACTACCCGGCGATGGCGGTCGTCCAGGTGGTCCGGCTGTGGGACGAGGAGGCGATGGTGGAACTCGACGGCTTCGCCCTGCTCCCGTGA
- a CDS encoding alpha/beta fold hydrolase: MPEIELSAGTVEYEDTGGEGPVVVLLHGLLHDASVWRNVVAELRTDHRVLAPTLPYGAHRRPMTRPPTPDLVNELIAEFLDRLDLKDVTLVESDCGRAQTVAARHPERLARLVLISCEAFDNYPPGLPGRMIQLACRVPGGVPLLVRTLGSKPLRRLPVGFGALTRRAVPDEIVDRWLRPLRTDPAIRRDFRHYNTHVRRTELLEAAQGLRYFDRPALVVWAAEDLMMPREHGRLLAELLPRGRLVELRNTRTLIAEDRPGRLASLLRWFVAEG, translated from the coding sequence ATGCCGGAGATCGAGCTGAGCGCGGGCACCGTCGAGTACGAGGACACGGGCGGCGAGGGACCCGTCGTCGTGCTGTTGCACGGACTCCTCCACGACGCCTCCGTCTGGCGGAACGTCGTCGCCGAACTGCGCACCGACCACCGGGTCCTCGCGCCGACCCTCCCGTACGGCGCGCACCGCAGGCCGATGACCCGGCCGCCCACCCCGGACCTGGTCAACGAGCTGATCGCGGAGTTCCTCGACCGGCTGGACCTCAAAGACGTCACCCTCGTCGAGAGCGACTGCGGACGCGCCCAGACGGTCGCCGCCCGGCACCCCGAGCGGCTGGCCCGGCTGGTGCTGATCTCCTGCGAGGCCTTCGACAACTACCCGCCCGGACTGCCCGGCCGGATGATCCAGCTCGCCTGCCGCGTGCCCGGTGGCGTCCCCCTCCTGGTCCGCACCCTGGGCTCGAAGCCCTTGCGCCGGCTGCCCGTCGGGTTCGGCGCGCTCACCAGGCGCGCGGTGCCGGACGAGATCGTCGACCGCTGGCTGCGGCCCCTGCGCACCGATCCGGCGATCCGCCGCGACTTCCGCCACTACAACACGCACGTGCGGCGCACCGAACTGCTCGAAGCGGCGCAGGGACTCCGGTACTTCGACCGGCCCGCGCTGGTCGTCTGGGCGGCCGAGGACCTGATGATGCCCCGCGAGCACGGCCGTCTGCTGGCCGAACTGCTGCCCCGGGGACGCCTGGTGGAGCTGAGGAACACCCGCACCCTGATCGCGGAGGACCGCCCGGGCCGGCTGGCGTCACTGTTGCGGTGGTTCGTCGCGGAGGGCTGA
- a CDS encoding DUF5999 family protein, with translation MCAHRTSCNPTDSPSPHVVAAHPEQGWTLLCDGAIVFDDTGELRPDGRVVAPHRLPTEGLAVAA, from the coding sequence ATGTGTGCCCACCGGACGTCCTGCAACCCGACCGACTCCCCCTCCCCGCACGTGGTGGCCGCCCACCCCGAGCAGGGGTGGACCCTGCTGTGCGACGGCGCGATCGTCTTCGACGACACGGGGGAACTACGGCCTGACGGCCGGGTCGTCGCTCCGCACCGGCTGCCGACGGAGGGCCTCGCGGTAGCGGCCTGA